The DNA sequence GAAGGTCGCCGCCATCACTTCAGTCATCGGCTTGACGCCATAGATCGGCATGTTCGGATCAACGGCGCGCACCTCATTGCTGATTGCCCGCCCCATCGTCGCCGCGTCGAAGTTGCCGCGCACGACAAGCGCGAATTGCAGCCCCGACGCCTGCCACATGCAGCGGTACATCTGCGGCGCGTTGTCGGCGTCTAAGGCAGTCGTCTTGACATCGCGAACGACGCCGACGATGGTGAGCCACGGCGCGGTCGAGTTGCGATTGCCCGGACGTATGCGACGGCCTACAGGGTCTTCGTCAGGGAAGAAGCGGTTGGCGAAGCTTTCGCTGATCAGTAGCACGCCCGGCGACTTCTCGTCATCGTGGTCGTCGAAGTAGCGACCGCGCACCAGTGGAATCTGCATCGCCCCGAAGTAACCGGGGCTCGCCGTAAACGGGTCGCTGGCCGATACGTCGGCGGTTTCAAGCGGGCGGCCTTCGATCAAGAAACTCTGATTGGCATTCTGCCCGCCGAGCGGCAGGCGGTTGACCCACCCGGCTTCTTCGACACCCGGCAGCGCCGCGATGCGCTGCATGACCTGACGATAAAACGGCAGCCGCTGTTGATGCTTGAAGTAGGGGCCGGTCGGCGGGTCGTTCGGCTGCGGCATCCAGAAACGCGCCGTCAGCACACCCGAAGGATTGAAGCCGGGAGCGACCGATTGCAGTCGCCAGAAGCTGCGCAGCAACAGTCCCGCGCCGATCAGCAGCACCAGGGCGAGCGCGAACTCCGAGACGACCAGCAGGCTGCGTAAACGGTTGGCCCGCTGTCCCGCCGTCGAGCCGCGCGTCGCGTCTTTCAGCATAGCGGTCTTGGTCGCGGTCGCTTGAAAGGCCGGCGCGACGCCGAAGACGAACCCGGTCACCAGCGACACCAGCAGCGTGAACAGCAGCACGCGCCCGTCAACGCCGATGTGCGTCGTCGGCGGCAGGCTCGATGGCAACAGCAGCACCAGCCCATCAATGCTCCAGAGCGTCAGCAAGAGGCCGAGCAAACCGCCGCTCAGCGACAGCAGCGCGCTCTCGGTCAGCAGTTGACGGAGCAAGCGCAAGCGGCTTGCGCCGAGCGCGGCGCGGATGGCGAATTCGCGCTGGCGCACAGAGGCGCGCGCCAGCAAGAGGTTGGCGACGTTGGCGCAGGCGATCAACAAGACAAACGCCACCGCCGCAAGCAAGATCAACAGCGCCGGGCGCACGTTGCCGACCAGATCATCTTGCAAGGGGATGAGGCGCGGCGCCCAGCCGCGATTTTCGGGGAAGTCGTTTGGGAATTCGCTCCGCAAATCTTCGGCGACCACGTTGATGCGGGCCTGCGCGGCTTCGAGCGAAACGCCGGGCTTCAATCGTCCGAGAACGCCGCTCAGGATATAGAAACCACGCGCCGGCGGCTGAAATGGCGTGGCCGCATAACCAGTCGGCGCCCATATCTCGGCTTCGCCCTGAATGCCGCGGCCCGGATGATGAAAGCCCTGCGGCATCACGCCGACGATGGTGAAGAGGTCGTTATCGAGTCGGAGTTTCTTGCCGAGGATGTTTGTATCGCCGCCGAAGCGCCGCTTCCACAAGCCGTCGCTGATGACGACGATCTCGGTGATGCCCGGTTGATAATCGTCGGGCTGAAAGGTGCGTCCGAGGGCGGCGTCCGCGCCGAGAATCGAAAAATAATTCGGGCTGACCAGCAGGGCTTCGATGCGCTCCGGCTCGTCGACCTCTGTCAGGTTGACGTTGATCGGGTATATGCCTGAAACGTCCTGGAAGATGCCGGCGCGGTCGCGGTAGTCGAATAGCTCGGGGATGGTGACGCCGACATCTTTGGCGTTGCGTTTGGTGAAGTCAGAGGTGACGCGGACGAGCTGTTCGGGCTGCTTGAACGGCAGCGGCTGTAGGAGCAGCGAATTGACGACGCTGAACATGGCCGTGTTGACGCCGACGCCGAGCGCCAGGGTGATGATGGCAACCGCCGTGAATCCCGGCTTCTTCGCCAGCATGCGCGCCCCGTAGCGCAGGTCTTGCAGCAGTGTGCTCATTGCTCACCTCCGTAAATCAGGAAGCAGGAGGCAGGAGGCAGGAGGCAGTCAGGAAGCGTGCAATAGCCGGCCATACGGCTGATGGAAGATGTTGATTAGCTGTCCTTCGTTGACGGCTTCCTGCCTCCTGCCTCCTGCTTCCTGCCTACTCATATCGCAATGCCTTCAGCGGATCGATGCCGGCGGCTTTGCGGGCCGGCAGGTAGCCGCCTACGAGCGTTGCCGCGCTCAACAACAGCCCGGCGCTGATAAAGACGATGGGATCGCTCGCCTTGACGCTGAACAACAGCGATTCCGTCAATCGGCCCAGCGCGTAAGCGGCGGGCAAGCCGGCAATCAACCCGATGGCTGCCAGGATCACGACCTCGCGCAAGATCAACCACGAGACATTGCCGCGCGTCGCGCCCAATGCCATGCGAATGCCGATCTCGCGGGTTCGCCGCGTCACCGTATAAGCCATCACGCCATACAGCCCGACCATCGCCAGCAGCGCCGCCAGCAGCGCAAAGCCCAGCGACAGCATGGTCAGGAAGCGGTCAATGAATAACGATTCGTCAATCTGCCGGCTGACGGTCATCAGACCGAAGATCGGCAGGTTCGCGTCCAGGCGCTCGACTTCGCCGCGCAAGGTTGTCGCCACGGTGCCGACATCCTGTCGGGTGCGGACGTAAAAGGTGTAACTGCCGAACGGCTTCCTCTGGGTATAGGGAAGATAGACGAATGGTTTCTCTTCTTCGCGGACACTGGAGGATTTGCTGTTTTTGACGACGCCGACGATCTCGATGTCGGGTATCACTTTGTTGCCGGAGCCGAAAGCGAAGTGCGCGCCGACCGCTTCGTGTTCGCCGAAGTATTTGCGCACGAAGCTCTCATTGATGACCGCCACCTTCGGGCTGTTGGCGGTGTCGGCCTGACTGATCTCGCGCCCCTTAATCAGCGGGATGCCCATCGTCGAGAAGTAGTTCGGGCCAATCGAATTGTGGTCGACGTGCAAGTTTTCGGCGTCCTGCCCCTGATAGCCTTCGACGGTGACGTTCGAGCCGGCGCTGCTGTCGGCGAAGACGGGAATCTCGGCTGCGCTCACCGACTCGACCCCCGGCAGCGCCGCCAGCCGTTGATGCAACTGGTCGAAGAAGGTGATGGTTTGCTGCGGCGAGTAGCCATTCAGTTGCGGCTCGATTGAAAACTCGATCAACTGGTCGGCGCGCAGGCCGAGATCGAGGCGGCTCAGGTTACTCAGGCTGCGCGCGAACAGGCCGGCACCGACCAGCAGCACGGTCGTCAGAACGATCTGCGAAACCACCAGCCCTTTGCGGAAGCGCACCTGTCCGAGGCTGCCCGACACGCTCGACCCTTGCTCGCGCAATGTGCCTTCCAGGTTCAGGCGCGTTGCCTTGAACGCCGGCATCAGGCCGAAGATGATGCCCGTAAGCAGCGCCAGCGCGAAGTTGAAAGCCAGCAATCGGGGATCGAGTTGCGATGACAGTCCCTCCGCACCGAAGCCCTGCGGGAGGGCGGCGATCAGACCGCTGATCGTCCAGGCGGCGACCAGTAGGCCGACGCCGCCGCCAATAAAAGAGAGCAGCAGGCTCTCGACCAGAAATTGCCGCACCAGGCGAAAGCGCCCCGCGCCGACCGCCATGCGAATGGCAATCTCGCGCTGCCGCGCCGCGCCGCGCGCCATCAGCAGATTGGCGACATTGGCGCAGGCAATCAGCAGCACCAGCCCAACCATGCCCATCAACACGCTCAAAGGCTCTGTGGTGCCGTGCTGAAGAATCGGCCTGCCGCGCGCTCCGGCGTCCAACACCAGCGGCTTATCCAGAAAGCGCTGCTGCTGTTCTGCCGACATCTTGCCCTGCAAGGGCAGCTCCTCTTCGAGAATCTGCCGGTAGATGGGAGCGACGGCGGCTGCGGCCTGCGCGCCCGATAGACCGGGCTGCAACCTGCCGAGAATAGCCAGCCAGTAATCCTTAGGATCGTTCAGCGCGTCCCACCCCGGCGTCATCTGCGCCTTCATCGTCATGGGGATGAAGACATCGGGGAGTTGTCCCACCTGCACGCCATTGAAGCCTGACTGTGCGACGCCTACAACGGTCATCACCGCGCCGTTGATCGTCAGCGTCTTGTTCAGCACGTCGGGGCTAGCGCCAAAGCGTCGCGTCCAGTAGCCGTAACTGAGGACGGCGACGGGGCCAGCGCCGGGCGCGCGGTCGTCATCGTCCGTCAAGAGACGACCAAGCGCCGGGCGCACGCCGAGCACGGCGAAATAATTACCCGTCACCAGCTCGCCGTTGGCGCGCTCGGTCTGCCCGTCGCCGGCGACGCTGAGCGGCACGGCAAAGCGCGCCAGCAGCCCTGCGAAAACGTTGTTCTTATCGCGCAACGCTTTGTATTGCGGATAAGAGAACGAAGCTGAGCCGTCGCCGTCGCTCCATACGTGCCCCGATTTCGAGCCGGGTGAGCGCAGCACCACCAGCTCTTCGGGCCGTTCAACCGGCAACCGGCGCAAGAGAATCTGATCGGTCAGCGAGAAGATCGCCGTGTTGGCTCCCAGCCCGAGCGCCAGCGTCAGCACGGCGATGGCCGTGAAGCCGGGATTCTTCATCAACGTCCGAATGCCATAGCGTATGTCTTGCCACAGTGTATCCATCAGCAAACCTCCGGGAGTCAGGAGTCAGGAGTCAGAAGACAGAATGAACAAGGAAGTCGGCGGCAGCCAGTACGCTTGTCCGCCGCCGCTTCTATTCTATCTTTTAGACTCCCCTTCCTTATTCATTCTGACTCCTGACTTCTGACTCCTGACTTCTATTCGTAGCGCAGCGCGATCATCGGGTCTACGCGAGTGGCGCGGCGGGCCGGCACGAAACAGGCTCCCAGAGCCACTAAGGCGAGGATCAAGGCGACGCCGGCAAATGTCGTCGGGTCGGTAGCGCTGACCCCGAACAGCAAGCCGGTCATCACGCGGGTTAGCGCTGCCGAGGCGATCAGTCCCAGCGTCACGCCCAACAGCGCCAGCCTCATGCCCTGACCCACGACCATCTTGAGAACGTCGCGCCCCTGCGCGCCCAGCGCCATGCGCAAGCCGATTTCCTGTGTGCGCTGCGCGACCGAGTACGCCATCACGCCATACAGGCCGATGGCGGCCAGCAACAGCGCCACGCCCGCAAAGACTCCGATCAATTGCAAATTGAAACGCGGCTGCCAGAGTGTGTCGGCTATCACCTGCTCCATGCTCACGACGTTCGAGACCGGCAGGCTGGCGTCCATCGTCCTGACCTTATCCTGCATCGCCGCCGCCAGGCTGGCAGGCTCGCCCGTCGTGCGGACGACGATGGTCATTGAAGTGTACTGCCGGGCCGTGTTCGCGAAGAAAGCCGGGGTCTGTTGGAAGGCCGTATAGACTTCGTTTTGTGGCTCGCTCGTCCAGCTCTCCTGCTTGACATCCCTGGCGACGCCGATGACGGTGAGCCATCGCGGCGACGGCGTGCCCGGATCATCCAGCGTGATGCGCTTGCCGATGGCGTCTTCGGTCGGCCAGTAACGGCGCGCCACCGCTTCATTGATGATGGCGACGGCGGGCGCGTCGGCGCTGTCGCGTTCGTTGAACTCGCGCCCGGCGCGCAGAGGAATGCCCATCGCGCGAAAGTAATCCGGGCGGCTGACGCGCCAGATGGTGGCGTCGCGTTGTCCCGGTGGCGGCAACGGGCGGCCTTCGATGCTCAGCGCCCTGCTCCAGACATCGCCGGCCAGCGGCAGGTGATTGATGGCGCTCGCCGATTCGACGCCCGGCAATGCCGTGAGCTGTTCGGTCAAGCTGCGGTAAAAGGCTTCGCGCGCCGGGCCGGCGTACCGGGGCGCGCCCGCAAGCGAAACGGTCATCGTCAGCAGGTTGCGCGGATTGAGCCCCGGATCGACCGCCTGTAGCTTCAAAAAGCTGTTCATCAGCAGACCGGCGCCTACGAGCATCACCAGCGCCAGCGCCAGCTCGGCGACGACCAGCGTTTCGCGCAAGCGCCGACGCCCGGTGGTCGTGCTGCGCCCGCCCTCTTTGAGCGTCTCGTTCAAATTCGGCTTCGATGCGCCGAGCGCCGGGGCCAGGCCAAAGAGCATGCCGGTCAACACTGTAACTAAGAGTGTGAAGCCGAAGACCACGGCGTCGATCTTGATCTCGCTCAGACGCGGCAGGCGGACGCTGAAGCTGGTGCTGTTGCCCGCCAGCAGGGCTTTGAGCAAGTCCACGCCCCAGACGGCGAGTAGAAGACCGACCGCCGCGCCGCACAGCGAGAGCAACAGGCTTTCGGTCAACAACTGGCGGAGGATGCGCTGGCGGCTCGCGCCCATCGCGACGCGCACGGCGATCTCTTTCTGTCGCGCCGCTGACCGCGCGAGTAACAGGCAAGCCACATTGGCGCAGGCGATCAGCAGGACGAACCCGACCGCCCCGGACAGGATCAACAGCGCCGGGCGCACGTTGCCGACGACTTTCTCGTTTAATGGGTCAACGCGGATGTCGAGGCCGCTATTCTCCTCCGGGTAAGACTGGGCGAGCTGCGCGCTGGTCGCGGCAATCTCGGCTTGCGCCTGGCTCATGCTGACGCCCGGCTTCAAACGCCCAAAGACGCGCAATGAGCTGCCGCCGCGATTGGTGGCGCGGTTGCGCAGGTCGAGCGGCGCCCACATCTCTGCGCGCGTTGACCAGAAAGGGGGGAATTGAAACTGTGGCGGCATCACGCCAACCACAGTGTAACTTTCGCCGCTCAGTGTGAGCGTCTGCCCGACGATGCCGGGGTCGCCGCCGAAGGCCCGCTGCCAGAGCTTGTGACTCAGCACCAGCACATGGTCGCGGCCCGGTTGAAAGTCATCGGCTTCGAGCGTACGCCCGTACATCGGCTGAACGCCGAGCAGATCGAAAAGCCCATCGCCCATGCGCAACCCGGCGACCTCTTCGGGGTGGTCCTGGCTTGAAAGGGTGCCGCCCCAGGCTTCCGCCGCCGCCATCTGCGTGAAGCTCTGGCTGTTTGCTTTCATGTCGAGGAAGTTCGCCGGCGAGACCGGCCCCCGCCCTCTGCTCAACAGCGTGACGATCTGCTGCGGGTCTTGATAATCGAGCGGGCGCAGCAGGACACCATTGACGACCGAAAAGATGGCCGTCGTCGCGCCAATCCCCAGGGCCAGCGTGATGACGGCAATCAGGGTGAAGCCGGGTTTCTTCATCAACATCCGCGCGCCGTAGCGCAAGTCTTGCAACAGGGTTTGCATAGGAATCTCCTCAACCTTAACCTTTACTCGTATCGCAGCGCGACCATCGGGTCTACGCGCGTTGCCCGGCGAGCTGGCACGAAACAGGCTCCCAGAGCCACCCCCGCCAGAATGAGCGGGATAGCAATAAAAGTTAGCGGGTCAGTCGCGCTGACGCCAAAGAGGAAACTCGACATCAAGCGCGTCAGCGCCAGCGCCGCCGCAAGCCCAATGCCGACGCCGACGCCCGCAATCGCCATGCCCTGAGCGACCACCAACCCTAGCACATCGGCAGGCCGCGCGCCGAGTGCCATGCGAACGCCGATCTCATGCGTGCGTTGCGTCACCGTGTAGCTCATCACGCCGTAGATGCCTACGGAGGCCAGCACCAGCGCCAGGGCGGCGAACAGGCCAAGCAGCAGCATGGTGAAGCGCCGCTGCGACAACGAGTCGGCCAGCACCTGCTCCATCGAGCGCACGGCAGTAACCGGTTGATCTTTATCTACGGTGAGAATCGCTTCTTTCATCGGCCCGACGGCCGCCATCGGGTCGCCGGCCGTGCGCGCGACCAGGCCCATGCCGAGAAAGCCTGTGATGAAGTCATCGGGTATCTGCACGTAAGGCATATAGAACTGGAAGGGAATCTCTTTCTGCGCGTCCAGCCCGAAATGCTTGACGTGGCCGACGACGCCGACGATCTCAAACGGGATGTCGGCCATCTTGTCGTTGCCGGGAATGGTCATGCGCTTACCGACCGGGTCTTCGCCGGGGAAGAGGTCGCGCGCCATGTATTCATCAATGACGGCGATGTGCGGCGTGTCCTTGGTGTCCTGGCGGGTGATGAACCTGCCGCGCTTTAGCGGGATGCCCATCGCCTCAGCGTAGCCGGCGCTCACAGGGTTCATCAGCGCCCATTGAATCGCTTCGGGCGCAGGGCGCGGACCGTTGCCGACCCAGAACGGCGCTTCGCTGTCGTCGCCGATGAAGGGCATGTTGGCGGTGATGGCGACCGCTTGCACGCCCGGCGTCGCCTGCAAGCGTTCGAGCATGTGGTCAAAGAAGTTTCTCACCTTCGTCGCGTCGTCATAGACGTTCGACGACAGCGGTATCTGCATGGTGATGACGTTCCGCGGGTTGACGCCGGGGGCGACGTTGCGCACAGCCATCAGGCTGCGGATCAACAGCCCCGCGCCGATTAACAAGACCAGCGCGAAGCCGACTTCGACGACGACCAGCGCGTTACGCACGCCCTGGCGCATGGTCGCCGCCGTGCGCCCGCCCTCTTTCAATGTCTCGTTCAAGTTGGGCTTGGAGACATGCAGCGCCGGGATCAACCCGAAGACGCAGCCGGTCAGCGCCGAGATGAACAATGTAAACAACATCACGCGGGCATCCAGGCCGATGTCATCGGCGCGCGGGATGGTGTCGGGGATCAGCGCGATCAGCGCGTCCGTTCCCCACATCGCCACCAGCAGCCCGAGGCCGCCGCCAATCGCCGACAGCAGGACGCTTTCAGTGAGCAACTGGCGGACGATGCGCCAGCGGCTCGCACCCAACGCCGTGCGTATGGCCATCTCTTTCTGGCGGGCGGCGGCGCGCGCCAGCAACAGATTGGCGACGTTGGCGCAGGCGATCAACAGCACCAGCCCGACTGCGCCGAGCAATAGCAGCAGCACAGGCTTGATGTCATGCACGAGGTCATCGTGCATCGTAACCATCGCCACGCCCTGATGGGTGTTCGATGCCGGATATTGTTGTTCGAGCGCCGCGGCGATGCCTTGCATCTCGTCGCGGGCTTCCGCGAGGGTCGCGCCCTGGCGCAGTCGCGCGATGACGCGCAGGCCGGGATGAAAGTCGCGCACCTGCAACGAAACGTCATCCTGTACGCCGATGGGCACAAAGAGATCGACCGGCGAATAGAACTTGAAGCTCGCCGGCAGGATGCCGATGACCGTGTATTCTTTGCCGTTGATCGTCAGCGGCTTGTCGAGGATGTTAGCGTCGCCGCCAAAGCGCCGCTGCCAGAAGCCGTGGCTGAGCATCACGACAGGCCCGGCGCCGCGCCGGTCGTCTTCGGCGCGCAGGTCGCGCCCCAGCGCCGGGCGCACACCGAGGGTTGCGAGAAAGTCTGCGGAGATCAACCTGCCGGTGACGCGCTCGGGTTCGGCACCGCCCGTGATGTTGAAGGGCTGGTGGCGAAAGACCGCCATGTGCTCAAAGGCTCTCGACTCGCGCTGCCAGTCGAGGAAGTTCAGATAAGAAACCGACATCTGCTCGAACTGTGGCGACTTTTCGTAAACGCGCACCAGTTGTTCCGGCTGTGGGTAGGGCAGCGGCTTGATCAGCACTGCATTAATGACGCTGAAGATGGCCGTGTTAGCGCCGATGCCGAGCGTCAACGCCAGTAGCGCAATGACCGTAACCATTCGCCCTTTGAGCAGCATCCGCACCGCATAGCGCAGGTCTTTCGTTAGCGTCTCCATTCACTGCCTCCAGTGAGGGTGTCAGGTGATAGGTGTTGGGTGTTAGGAAGAAGAGCGCCGCGTTATCCGTAACCTGTCACCCGACACCCGACACCTATCACCCATCATTCGTATCGCAAAGCCACCAGCGGGTCTACTTTCGTTGCTCGCCGCGCCGGGACGTAGCAGGCCAGCAGCGCGACCAGGGTTAGCAGGATCGCAATCGCGCTGAAAGTCAGCGGGTCGGTGGTGCTGGTGCCATAGAGCAGACTGGCCATCAACCGCGTCAGCGCGAAGGCCGCGCCGAGTCCGATGCCGACGCCGATGAGCGTCAGTTTCATGCCCTGGCCGATCACCAGCCGCAGCACATCGCTTGAGCGCGCCCCCAGCGCGATGCGCACGCCGATCTCTTGCGCCCGCTGCGCCACCGTGTAGGAAAGCACGCCGTAGATGCCGATCACCGCCAGCAACGCCGCGATGCTGCCGAAGGCCGCCAGCAATAACATACTGGCGCGGCGCGGCGCGACCGAGCGATTGAGTATCGTCGTCATGGTTTCGAGATTGGCAACCGCCAGGCCGCTATCGACCGCGGCGATCTGGCCGCGGATGGCGCTGACGACGCCCGCCGGGTCAGCCTGCGTGCGCACCGTCAGCGTCATCGTGCGCCAGGCGTTCTGCGTGTGCGGCACGTAGACCAGACCGCGCAATTTATCGTCGCGGCCATAGTAGCGTACGTCTTCGACGACGCCGACGATCTCGCGCAACTGGTTCTCGTCGCGCCACGAGCGTATGCGCTTGCCGAGGGCGCTCGCATCGCCGAAGATGTCCCGCGCCAGCGTCTGGTTGATGATGATGACCGGGGTGGTGTTGAGCCCGTCGTGCTCGTCAAAGTCGCGCCCGGCGATCAGCCGCATGCCGGTGGTCTTGAAGTAGCCGGGCGTGATGACATTCCATTGCGCGGCATAATCGGCGCTCGCCGGCGGCTCCGGCTGACCTTCGACGAGGAACGAGCGCCCCAGGTAAAAACCACCGCCGCCCAGCGGCAGGGCCGAGGTGGCGGCTACGGATTCGACGCCCGGCGTCGCCTGGACGCTCGCGAGCAAGTCTCTGTAAAAAGCGGCAACCCGCGGGCGGTCGGGATAGCGCACGCTCGGCACATTCAGTTCCATTGTGAGCAAGCGCTCAGTCTTTAATCCCGGATCAACCTGTTGAACGCGCATAAAGCTGCGGATCGCCAGGCCGGCGCCGATCAGCAAAACCAGCGACAGGGCGATCTCTGAAACGACCAGCGCGTTGCGCACAAAGCGGCTGCGCGTGCCGCCCGTGGCGCTGCGCGACGATTCCTTGAGCGCCTGCTGTAGGTCTGCGCGCGAAGATTGCAGCGCCGGGATCAATCCGCAGATGAGTGCCGTGCCCAGCGACGCGGCGACCGTGAACCATAGTACGCTAACATCAACATGAACTTGCGCCAGTCGCGGCGTGCCGTAGGGCGCGACCGACTTCAACAGGTCCACGCCCCAGATGGCCAGCAGCAGCCCTGCGCCGCCGCCGGCGACGGCCAGCATCAGGCTCTCGGTCAGCAGTTGCCGGATCAATCGCCCGCGCCCCGCTCCGAGCGCCAGCCGGATGGCCATCTCGCGCTCGCGCGCCGCCGCGCGCACCAGCATGAGGTTAGCGACGTTGACGCAGGCGATCAGCAACACGCAGGCGACCACCGCCAGCAGGATGAGCAGCGAGCTACGCAGTTGGTTGCCGACGACATAATCGCGCAGGCTGACGGTGCGGTTGCTCCAGCCCTGCCGCGATTCGGGATACTCTTGTTCAAGCCGCGCGGCGATGCCAGCCATCGCCGCGTTGACCTGCGCCGGCGGCACGTCTGCCTTCAGGCGCGCGATGGCAGAATAGATCATGTTGTCGCGCCGCAGTTCGTCGGGGCCGGGATTCGGAATCGCTAGCGGCACGATCACGTCGCGGTCTTCGGGCCAGGTCGAATCCGGCGGCATCACGCCGACGACCGGATAGGGGCGGCCATTGAGATAGATCTTCTGATTGATGATGTCGGCGTCACCGCCGAAGCGCCGCTGCCACAGGCCATAGGTGATAATCACGGCAGACGCCGGGCCGGGCGAGTTGTAATCGCCATCGCCAAAGGTTCGCCCGATCTTCGCTTCGCTGCCCATGACGGCGAAGTATTCCGGCGTGACCGCTGCCACCTGCACACGTTCAGGCTCGGCGTCGCCGCTCGCCAGATCGGCGGCGCTCAGCAGGCTAAGCGCGGCGACCTGCTCGAAGATGCCTTCATTCTTCCAGTCCAGGTAATCGGCGTAAGTGACCGAAGAGTTGTCATAGCCGCGCGCCGGATTGACCGAAACCGGCACCACCAGCCGCTCGGCGTTTTTGTAGGGCAGCGGGCGCAGCAGAATGGCGTTGACGAAACTGAAGATCGTTGTGTTGGCGCCAATGCCGAGCGCCAACGTCAGCACGGCCACCAGACTGAAACCGGGCCGCTTTAACAGCATTCGCAAGCCGTACCGCAAATCCTGCATGAGCATCTCCGCACCCCCTCGATTGATCTACTGACAAAGATAAAGATCGATCCTCCTAAGCCAAGCCGCGTGCCATGCTGGTCGGAGTCAGGAGTCAGGAGTCAGGAGTCAGAAGGCAATCGCGTAATTGGGTGATTAACTCTGGGATT is a window from the Blastocatellia bacterium genome containing:
- a CDS encoding ABC transporter permease, which translates into the protein MSTLLQDLRYGARMLAKKPGFTAVAIITLALGVGVNTAMFSVVNSLLLQPLPFKQPEQLVRVTSDFTKRNAKDVGVTIPELFDYRDRAGIFQDVSGIYPINVNLTEVDEPERIEALLVSPNYFSILGADAALGRTFQPDDYQPGITEIVVISDGLWKRRFGGDTNILGKKLRLDNDLFTIVGVMPQGFHHPGRGIQGEAEIWAPTGYAATPFQPPARGFYILSGVLGRLKPGVSLEAAQARINVVAEDLRSEFPNDFPENRGWAPRLIPLQDDLVGNVRPALLILLAAVAFVLLIACANVANLLLARASVRQREFAIRAALGASRLRLLRQLLTESALLSLSGGLLGLLLTLWSIDGLVLLLPSSLPPTTHIGVDGRVLLFTLLVSLVTGFVFGVAPAFQATATKTAMLKDATRGSTAGQRANRLRSLLVVSEFALALVLLIGAGLLLRSFWRLQSVAPGFNPSGVLTARFWMPQPNDPPTGPYFKHQQRLPFYRQVMQRIAALPGVEEAGWVNRLPLGGQNANQSFLIEGRPLETADVSASDPFTASPGYFGAMQIPLVRGRYFDDHDDEKSPGVLLISESFANRFFPDEDPVGRRIRPGNRNSTAPWLTIVGVVRDVKTTALDADNAPQMYRCMWQASGLQFALVVRGNFDAATMGRAISNEVRAVDPNMPIYGVKPMTEVMAATFAQRRFAMLLLGMFAAVALLLSAVGIYAVMAYVVQQRTNEVGIRMALGARPGDVLRLIVGQGLRLVLWGVAVGLAAAFALTRLTASLLFNTSASDPLTFTGISLLLILIALLAICIPARRATRVDPMIALRYE
- a CDS encoding ABC transporter permease; translation: MDTLWQDIRYGIRTLMKNPGFTAIAVLTLALGLGANTAIFSLTDQILLRRLPVERPEELVVLRSPGSKSGHVWSDGDGSASFSYPQYKALRDKNNVFAGLLARFAVPLSVAGDGQTERANGELVTGNYFAVLGVRPALGRLLTDDDDRAPGAGPVAVLSYGYWTRRFGASPDVLNKTLTINGAVMTVVGVAQSGFNGVQVGQLPDVFIPMTMKAQMTPGWDALNDPKDYWLAILGRLQPGLSGAQAAAAVAPIYRQILEEELPLQGKMSAEQQQRFLDKPLVLDAGARGRPILQHGTTEPLSVLMGMVGLVLLIACANVANLLMARGAARQREIAIRMAVGAGRFRLVRQFLVESLLLSFIGGGVGLLVAAWTISGLIAALPQGFGAEGLSSQLDPRLLAFNFALALLTGIIFGLMPAFKATRLNLEGTLREQGSSVSGSLGQVRFRKGLVVSQIVLTTVLLVGAGLFARSLSNLSRLDLGLRADQLIEFSIEPQLNGYSPQQTITFFDQLHQRLAALPGVESVSAAEIPVFADSSAGSNVTVEGYQGQDAENLHVDHNSIGPNYFSTMGIPLIKGREISQADTANSPKVAVINESFVRKYFGEHEAVGAHFAFGSGNKVIPDIEIVGVVKNSKSSSVREEEKPFVYLPYTQRKPFGSYTFYVRTRQDVGTVATTLRGEVERLDANLPIFGLMTVSRQIDESLFIDRFLTMLSLGFALLAALLAMVGLYGVMAYTVTRRTREIGIRMALGATRGNVSWLILREVVILAAIGLIAGLPAAYALGRLTESLLFSVKASDPIVFISAGLLLSAATLVGGYLPARKAAGIDPLKALRYE
- a CDS encoding ABC transporter permease, which encodes MQTLLQDLRYGARMLMKKPGFTLIAVITLALGIGATTAIFSVVNGVLLRPLDYQDPQQIVTLLSRGRGPVSPANFLDMKANSQSFTQMAAAEAWGGTLSSQDHPEEVAGLRMGDGLFDLLGVQPMYGRTLEADDFQPGRDHVLVLSHKLWQRAFGGDPGIVGQTLTLSGESYTVVGVMPPQFQFPPFWSTRAEMWAPLDLRNRATNRGGSSLRVFGRLKPGVSMSQAQAEIAATSAQLAQSYPEENSGLDIRVDPLNEKVVGNVRPALLILSGAVGFVLLIACANVACLLLARSAARQKEIAVRVAMGASRQRILRQLLTESLLLSLCGAAVGLLLAVWGVDLLKALLAGNSTSFSVRLPRLSEIKIDAVVFGFTLLVTVLTGMLFGLAPALGASKPNLNETLKEGGRSTTTGRRRLRETLVVAELALALVMLVGAGLLMNSFLKLQAVDPGLNPRNLLTMTVSLAGAPRYAGPAREAFYRSLTEQLTALPGVESASAINHLPLAGDVWSRALSIEGRPLPPPGQRDATIWRVSRPDYFRAMGIPLRAGREFNERDSADAPAVAIINEAVARRYWPTEDAIGKRITLDDPGTPSPRWLTVIGVARDVKQESWTSEPQNEVYTAFQQTPAFFANTARQYTSMTIVVRTTGEPASLAAAMQDKVRTMDASLPVSNVVSMEQVIADTLWQPRFNLQLIGVFAGVALLLAAIGLYGVMAYSVAQRTQEIGLRMALGAQGRDVLKMVVGQGMRLALLGVTLGLIASAALTRVMTGLLFGVSATDPTTFAGVALILALVALGACFVPARRATRVDPMIALRYE
- a CDS encoding ABC transporter permease, with the translated sequence METLTKDLRYAVRMLLKGRMVTVIALLALTLGIGANTAIFSVINAVLIKPLPYPQPEQLVRVYEKSPQFEQMSVSYLNFLDWQRESRAFEHMAVFRHQPFNITGGAEPERVTGRLISADFLATLGVRPALGRDLRAEDDRRGAGPVVMLSHGFWQRRFGGDANILDKPLTINGKEYTVIGILPASFKFYSPVDLFVPIGVQDDVSLQVRDFHPGLRVIARLRQGATLAEARDEMQGIAAALEQQYPASNTHQGVAMVTMHDDLVHDIKPVLLLLLGAVGLVLLIACANVANLLLARAAARQKEMAIRTALGASRWRIVRQLLTESVLLSAIGGGLGLLVAMWGTDALIALIPDTIPRADDIGLDARVMLFTLFISALTGCVFGLIPALHVSKPNLNETLKEGGRTAATMRQGVRNALVVVEVGFALVLLIGAGLLIRSLMAVRNVAPGVNPRNVITMQIPLSSNVYDDATKVRNFFDHMLERLQATPGVQAVAITANMPFIGDDSEAPFWVGNGPRPAPEAIQWALMNPVSAGYAEAMGIPLKRGRFITRQDTKDTPHIAVIDEYMARDLFPGEDPVGKRMTIPGNDKMADIPFEIVGVVGHVKHFGLDAQKEIPFQFYMPYVQIPDDFITGFLGMGLVARTAGDPMAAVGPMKEAILTVDKDQPVTAVRSMEQVLADSLSQRRFTMLLLGLFAALALVLASVGIYGVMSYTVTQRTHEIGVRMALGARPADVLGLVVAQGMAIAGVGVGIGLAAALALTRLMSSFLFGVSATDPLTFIAIPLILAGVALGACFVPARRATRVDPMVALRYE